From Ipomoea triloba cultivar NCNSP0323 chromosome 5, ASM357664v1, the proteins below share one genomic window:
- the LOC116020508 gene encoding uncharacterized protein LOC116020508, whose protein sequence is MHSVPAAPHANDHIALNADSLCCQFDASFNHHTMAAAVGAVLMTHSGVFLAAFASRLPACFSPLMAESLACKEVLSWLKDRGLDSVHLFTDCSVLRSLLNSEHSHVYSYVGFSLEASKAIMSTFHSVSVHYIPRSSNARAHILASISFDQEDQMYWEVIPPNSIAHLF, encoded by the coding sequence ATGCATTCGGTGCCGGCTGCTCCTCACGCAAACGACCATATTGCTTTAAATGCCGATTCCCTTTGCTGCCAGTTCGACGCGAGCTTCAATCATCATACGATGGCTGCCGCGGTGGGAGCGGTCCTCATGACGCATTCCGGTGTATTCCTTGCGGCTTTTGCATCACGTCTCCCGGCATGTTTTTCACCTCTTATGGCGGAGTCACTCGCGTGCAAGGAAGTTCTATCGTGGCTCAAGGATCGTGGTTTGGATTCGGTTCACTTATTCACGGATTGCTCCGTACTACGCTCTCTCTTAAATTCAGAGCACAGTCATGTCTATTCTTATGTTGGCTTCTCGTTAGAGGCCTCCAAGGCTATTATGTCTACTTTTCATTCTGTTTCAGTTCATTATATCCCGAGATCCTCTAATGCTCGGGCTCATATTTTAGCTTCTATAAGTTTTGATCAGGAGGACCAGATGTATTGGGAGGTTATTCCTCCTAACTCTATTGCTCATTTATTCTAA